In the Gymnodinialimonas sp. 202GB13-11 genome, one interval contains:
- a CDS encoding WD40/YVTN/BNR-like repeat-containing protein, giving the protein MANSTQTILIGTTKGAFLLRQGPDGWRATGPHCNGWRIAHVVSDGSNIYAGGGDEWSGAGIYRSSDHGETWSFSKLTSGKMDEWAAGDPDFAAMINWDATPPPFGDSFSAVWSLHAAHGLVYAGTNPAQLLISNDCGATWQQNEAIAAFEGRDQWNPGAAGLVLHTIVTSPEDPRKLWLAVSAAGVFASEDGGASFERRNRLSNAEACEGHIHPAAPANGDTGLCVHNMQRAPGDLLYQQNHHGVWRSNDGGRHWDDITDGLPSTFGFPLALDPEDDQTIWTFPLNGDSQGRFPPDAKAAVWRSTDGGASWQAQRNGLPQAAWFTVLRQAMAATPSHVAFGTNTGSVFLTRDRGESWVEVARHLPTILSVEMAAL; this is encoded by the coding sequence ATGGCAAACTCAACTCAAACAATTCTGATCGGAACCACCAAAGGTGCCTTCCTGCTGCGCCAAGGCCCCGATGGCTGGCGTGCAACGGGACCCCATTGCAATGGCTGGCGCATTGCTCACGTCGTCTCTGACGGCTCCAATATCTATGCAGGCGGCGGTGATGAGTGGTCGGGCGCGGGTATCTATCGCTCCTCCGACCATGGAGAGACCTGGAGCTTTTCCAAACTGACTTCCGGCAAAATGGATGAATGGGCCGCGGGCGACCCTGATTTCGCTGCGATGATCAACTGGGACGCGACGCCGCCGCCCTTTGGCGACAGCTTCAGCGCTGTATGGTCCCTCCACGCCGCCCACGGCCTCGTTTACGCCGGTACCAATCCCGCGCAACTCCTGATCTCCAACGATTGCGGCGCGACATGGCAGCAAAACGAAGCAATCGCCGCTTTCGAAGGGCGCGATCAATGGAACCCAGGCGCGGCGGGTCTTGTGCTGCACACCATCGTTACCTCGCCCGAGGACCCGCGGAAACTCTGGCTTGCAGTCTCCGCCGCCGGGGTCTTCGCATCCGAGGATGGCGGGGCCAGTTTCGAGCGCCGCAACCGCTTGTCCAACGCTGAGGCTTGCGAAGGCCACATCCACCCCGCCGCCCCTGCAAATGGCGATACCGGCCTTTGCGTGCATAACATGCAACGCGCACCGGGCGATCTGCTTTACCAGCAAAACCACCACGGCGTCTGGCGCTCCAATGACGGAGGTCGCCATTGGGACGACATCACCGATGGCCTACCGTCGACCTTCGGCTTCCCCCTCGCGCTCGACCCCGAGGATGATCAAACGATCTGGACTTTTCCGCTCAATGGCGACAGCCAAGGCCGCTTTCCGCCCGACGCGAAAGCAGCCGTCTGGCGCTCAACTGATGGCGGGGCATCATGGCAGGCCCAACGCAATGGCCTCCCTCAAGCTGCCTGGTTCACTGTCCTACGTCAGGCCATGGCCGCCACGCCCAGCCATGTTGCGTTCGGCACCAACACTGGCTCGGTCTTCCTGACCCGAGACAGGGGCGAAAGCTGGGTTGAAGTCGCCCGCCACCTCCCGACGATCCTCTCCGTTGAGATGGCTGCGCTCTAG
- a CDS encoding ZIP family metal transporter → MLDALTTLPGGLLLATFAGLSIPLGAALSRVPTLLPGWSTEEYRHGVTAFGGGALASAICFVLVPEAADRLPAALLVALFIAGGLLFRLIDAALEKRGGAGSMFMAMLLDYLPEALALGAILMINPAAALLTAALIFLQNVPEGFSAWREMEHAHTIPTSRLWLLFALTVPLGPLCAWIGRDILAEANLMLGSILALAGGGILYLLFEDIAPEAQIKGSTRPALGAVLGFALGLAGHLAIG, encoded by the coding sequence ATGCTTGATGCCCTCACAACGCTGCCCGGCGGGCTGCTGCTGGCCACTTTCGCTGGCCTCTCCATCCCCCTGGGCGCTGCCCTGTCACGCGTGCCCACTCTCCTCCCAGGGTGGAGCACGGAGGAATATCGCCACGGGGTCACGGCCTTCGGCGGCGGCGCGCTGGCCTCAGCCATCTGCTTCGTGCTGGTGCCCGAAGCCGCCGACCGCCTCCCTGCTGCCCTTCTCGTGGCGCTTTTCATTGCGGGAGGCCTGCTCTTCCGCCTCATCGATGCGGCGTTGGAGAAGCGCGGCGGCGCAGGCTCTATGTTCATGGCCATGCTACTTGATTATCTGCCCGAGGCACTGGCGCTTGGCGCAATCTTAATGATCAATCCCGCAGCCGCTCTGCTGACCGCGGCCCTCATCTTCCTGCAAAACGTGCCCGAAGGCTTCTCTGCTTGGCGAGAGATGGAACATGCCCACACCATCCCTACTTCCCGCCTTTGGCTGCTCTTTGCGCTGACGGTCCCCCTTGGCCCCCTTTGCGCATGGATCGGTCGCGATATCTTGGCCGAGGCCAACCTCATGCTCGGCTCCATCCTCGCGCTCGCAGGCGGCGGTATCCTCTACCTGCTCTTTGAGGACATCGCGCCCGAGGCGCAGATCAAAGGCTCTACCCGCCCCGCCCTCGGCGCTGTGCTCGGCTTTGCCCTAGGCCTCGCGGGCCACCTCGCCATTGGCTGA
- a CDS encoding FAD-binding dehydrogenase, with amino-acid sequence MEYDTIIIGAGLSGLVAAYHAAERSRKVALLDMEGPQSLGGQAWWSLGGLFMVDTPEQRRLGLRDSRDLAASDWFGSAQFDRPEDAMPRAWAEAYLEFASGPMRDYLHDIGLRWFPVVGWAERGGGHANGHGNSIPRFHVTWGTGTGVVKPYADRVQAHPNITLHFRHRVTSLIIEGGTVKGVEGDILADDSAERGQSTNRTVTGQFSYTSETTAITTGGIGGNHDLVREHWPSDRLGPPPIHMISGVPDYVDGQMAQQAKAQGAAAINEDRMWHYTEGLKNFDPIWPNHGIRILPGPSSMWFDAEGARMEAPCFPGHDTTSTLKRILQTGHDHSWFILTQSIIEKEFALSGSEQNPDLTSAKWRAVLNERLGKGATQAVEAFKDKGEDFVVAQDLDTLIAGMNQITPQAPLDPAKIRTQIEARDAQLTNKVSKDAQINAIRAARKYIGDKLIRVAKPHKILDPAHGPLIAVRLNIITRKSLGGLHTDLTGACLRPDGTPLPGLFAAGEVAGFGGGGYHGHNALEGTFLGGCIFSGKTLGDTL; translated from the coding sequence ATGGAGTACGACACGATCATCATTGGCGCAGGTCTTTCCGGCCTCGTCGCCGCCTACCACGCAGCTGAACGCAGCCGCAAAGTGGCTCTTCTCGACATGGAAGGCCCGCAATCGCTCGGCGGCCAAGCCTGGTGGAGCCTCGGCGGCCTTTTCATGGTTGATACGCCCGAACAACGACGCCTCGGCCTGCGCGACAGCCGCGATCTAGCCGCATCAGACTGGTTCGGCTCCGCCCAGTTCGACCGCCCGGAAGACGCCATGCCCCGCGCTTGGGCCGAGGCCTATCTCGAGTTCGCAAGCGGTCCCATGCGCGACTACCTCCACGACATCGGGTTGCGTTGGTTCCCCGTCGTCGGATGGGCCGAACGCGGCGGCGGCCATGCGAACGGCCACGGCAATTCCATCCCCCGCTTCCACGTCACATGGGGCACCGGCACCGGTGTCGTGAAACCCTATGCCGACCGCGTCCAGGCGCACCCCAACATCACCCTCCACTTCCGCCACCGCGTCACGTCCCTGATCATCGAAGGCGGCACGGTGAAGGGCGTCGAAGGCGACATCCTCGCCGATGACAGCGCAGAGCGTGGCCAGTCCACCAACCGCACCGTCACCGGCCAATTCAGCTACACGTCCGAGACCACCGCGATCACCACCGGCGGCATCGGCGGCAATCACGACCTTGTCCGCGAACACTGGCCCAGCGACCGTCTTGGCCCGCCGCCCATCCACATGATCTCCGGCGTGCCGGATTACGTCGACGGCCAAATGGCGCAGCAGGCCAAGGCCCAAGGCGCGGCCGCCATCAACGAAGACCGTATGTGGCACTACACCGAAGGCCTCAAGAACTTCGACCCGATCTGGCCCAATCACGGCATCCGCATTCTGCCCGGCCCCTCCTCGATGTGGTTCGACGCCGAGGGCGCGAGGATGGAGGCCCCCTGCTTCCCCGGCCACGACACGACCTCCACCCTGAAGCGCATCCTGCAAACCGGCCACGACCACAGCTGGTTCATCCTGACGCAGTCGATCATCGAAAAGGAATTCGCGCTTTCGGGGTCCGAGCAAAACCCCGACCTCACCTCCGCCAAATGGCGCGCGGTCCTAAATGAGCGTCTGGGCAAAGGTGCAACCCAAGCCGTCGAAGCCTTCAAGGACAAGGGCGAAGATTTCGTCGTCGCCCAAGACCTCGACACCCTCATCGCCGGCATGAACCAAATCACGCCGCAAGCCCCGCTGGACCCAGCCAAAATCCGCACCCAGATCGAGGCGCGCGATGCCCAACTCACCAACAAGGTCTCAAAGGACGCGCAAATCAACGCCATCCGCGCCGCCCGCAAATATATCGGCGACAAACTGATCCGCGTGGCCAAACCCCACAAAATCCTCGACCCCGCTCACGGCCCCCTCATCGCCGTCCGCCTTAACATCATCACCCGCAAATCCTTGGGTGGCCTGCACACCGACCTCACCGGCGCCTGCCTCCGCCCCGATGGCACGCCCCTGCCCGGCCTCTTTGCGGCAGGCGAAGTCGCAGGCTTCGGCGGCGGCGGCTATCACGGCCACAACGCGCTTGAAGGCACGTTCCTCGGCGGCTGCATCTTCTCCGGCAAGACATTGGGCGACACGCTCTAA
- the creD gene encoding cell envelope integrity protein CreD, with protein sequence MRSLGTRFLIVGLLAVLMFIPTFFVSLVVEERDYLAQQTIRDIGREWGGEQLLSGPVLILPVQGTFQVNETFTVTDPDTGEETEEIRQVPRIRRTDPIYLLPEDFALDLTTETEIRSRGLFDVPVFQALATMGLTYDLDSAPGQIRSNEEILWSEASLRLTVSDNRALRGEASLETGSDTIQLEPRADGQAGVIAALGDPRDHNGYTLTLGFNGADTLRATPMGRQSTVTITSDWPHPSFTGAFLPNMREIGATGFSATWDIPHLARPLPQASRQDHDQSARSQSAFGLQYFQPNDFYQKAYRAARYGILFVALTFLTVLLIEGATKRPTHPVQYILIGLAQSTFVLLMVSYAEQIGFGAAYLLSAGATTALLTLFGLVGLKLGLRTLILGLMLAITYAVLYLILQSADYALLAGSTLAFFALALTMYMTRNEDWYGPPRDPSKTIFGTPRHGHPQTPQKTPTQTAPQAPPELPASPQSS encoded by the coding sequence ATGCGCTCCCTCGGCACCCGTTTCCTGATCGTCGGCCTCCTCGCCGTGCTGATGTTCATCCCCACTTTCTTCGTCTCACTCGTGGTCGAAGAACGCGACTATCTCGCTCAACAGACCATCCGCGACATCGGTCGCGAATGGGGTGGTGAACAACTCCTCTCCGGCCCCGTCCTGATCCTACCGGTCCAGGGCACCTTTCAGGTGAATGAGACCTTCACCGTCACCGATCCCGATACCGGCGAGGAAACCGAAGAGATCCGCCAGGTCCCCCGCATCCGCCGCACCGACCCGATCTACCTGCTGCCAGAGGATTTCGCCCTCGACCTCACCACGGAAACCGAAATCCGCTCTCGTGGCCTCTTCGACGTGCCCGTCTTCCAGGCGCTCGCCACCATGGGCCTGACCTACGATCTCGACAGTGCTCCGGGCCAAATCCGCTCCAATGAGGAAATCCTCTGGTCCGAGGCCAGCCTCCGTCTCACCGTGTCCGACAACCGCGCGCTCCGAGGCGAGGCGTCCCTCGAAACTGGCAGCGACACGATCCAACTCGAACCCCGCGCCGATGGGCAAGCGGGTGTCATCGCCGCCCTCGGCGATCCACGCGACCATAACGGCTACACGCTCACCCTAGGCTTCAACGGCGCAGACACGCTGCGCGCCACACCCATGGGTCGCCAATCAACTGTGACCATCACCTCCGACTGGCCCCATCCCAGCTTCACCGGGGCCTTCCTACCCAATATGCGCGAAATCGGCGCGACCGGCTTTTCGGCAACATGGGACATTCCGCACCTCGCCCGTCCCCTCCCACAAGCCTCGCGGCAAGACCACGACCAATCCGCCAGGTCACAATCCGCCTTCGGTCTGCAATACTTCCAACCCAACGATTTCTACCAAAAGGCCTACCGCGCCGCCCGCTACGGCATCCTCTTTGTCGCGCTGACCTTTCTGACAGTCCTGCTGATCGAAGGCGCAACCAAACGCCCGACCCACCCGGTGCAGTACATCCTGATCGGCCTTGCCCAATCCACCTTCGTGCTGCTGATGGTTTCCTACGCCGAGCAAATCGGCTTCGGCGCGGCCTACCTGCTCTCCGCCGGGGCCACCACCGCGCTGCTGACCCTCTTCGGGCTCGTCGGCCTGAAACTCGGGCTGCGCACCCTGATCCTCGGCCTCATGCTCGCGATCACCTACGCGGTCCTCTACCTGATCCTGCAATCGGCCGATTATGCCCTGCTCGCAGGCTCCACCCTCGCCTTCTTCGCCCTAGCCCTGACGATGTACATGACCCGAAACGAAGACTGGTACGGCCCCCCGCGCGACCCGTCGAAAACCATCTTCGGCACCCCACGCCATGGCCACCCGCAAACCCCGCAGAAGACGCCCACTCAAACGGCCCCACAGGCGCCGCCCGAGCTCCCTGCCTCTCCCCAAAGCTCGTAA
- a CDS encoding urea carboxylase-associated family protein: protein MPNRRPKHSMPPADAASRRAIQPVVCYPPETLPEPANLGPSTHTGPITTSIAQPREAATFRAKAGQTIRITSVDGPQVGDLNLWNAHDLSERFFSGKTRALHGTHVTTGDTLWSNLPHLRAMAIVTHDSLDWYGIDEYGGAVHDVIGTRCDPYTNALLNSGDQYHHCCHSNLTRALADETGLPLHEAELHVHDVLNVFMCTGFTRDTGQYFMKASPVRPGDMLEFRAEIDLLGALSACPGGDCGAEHSSDTTPCYPLKIEVFDTEHTTAHQQPGTNPYNRTHGR, encoded by the coding sequence ATGCCCAACCGCCGCCCCAAGCACTCCATGCCACCCGCCGATGCCGCCTCCCGCCGCGCCATCCAGCCCGTCGTCTGCTACCCGCCCGAGACGCTCCCCGAGCCCGCAAACCTCGGCCCCTCCACGCACACTGGCCCGATCACCACATCCATAGCCCAACCGCGCGAGGCCGCCACCTTCCGCGCCAAGGCCGGCCAAACCATCCGCATCACCTCCGTCGACGGCCCGCAGGTGGGCGATCTCAACCTCTGGAACGCCCACGACCTCTCGGAACGCTTCTTCTCCGGCAAAACCCGCGCGCTCCACGGCACCCATGTCACCACTGGCGACACGCTTTGGTCCAACCTGCCCCACCTGCGAGCCATGGCCATCGTCACTCATGACAGCCTCGACTGGTACGGCATCGACGAATACGGCGGCGCGGTCCACGACGTCATCGGCACACGCTGCGACCCCTACACCAACGCGCTCCTGAACTCCGGCGACCAATACCACCATTGCTGCCACTCTAACCTCACCCGCGCGCTCGCCGATGAGACCGGCCTGCCGCTACACGAGGCCGAACTGCACGTCCATGATGTCCTGAACGTCTTCATGTGCACCGGCTTCACCCGCGACACCGGACAGTACTTCATGAAGGCTTCTCCCGTCCGCCCCGGCGACATGCTGGAGTTCCGCGCTGAGATTGACCTTCTAGGCGCCCTCTCCGCCTGCCCGGGCGGCGATTGCGGGGCGGAGCATTCCTCCGACACCACACCCTGCTACCCGCTCAAGATCGAGGTCTTCGATACCGAGCACACGACTGCCCACCAACAACCCGGCACAAATCCCTACAACCGCACCCACGGCCGCTGA
- a CDS encoding cysteine hydrolase family protein, whose product MVNLNKVERALIEGNAALIVVDIQASTFIDASEVRSIDNMPGYRERMEAARGAIDVARECGIPVIFIQEVHHPSGVDFGRELDGDEDVHCLEDNPKTALAVEQMDVRPEDIVIRKRRYSAFFGTDFEIYLKGLKVDTLILVGGLTDVCVHYTFVDGHQSDYFCRVIEECVAGSSVEAHEAALRAMEYLQTGAVRSLDEVQAAIRALN is encoded by the coding sequence ATGGTGAATTTGAACAAGGTCGAGCGCGCGCTGATCGAGGGGAATGCGGCGCTGATTGTTGTGGATATTCAGGCCTCTACCTTCATTGATGCGAGTGAGGTGCGGTCGATTGACAACATGCCGGGTTACCGGGAGCGGATGGAGGCGGCGCGCGGTGCGATTGATGTGGCGCGGGAATGTGGCATCCCGGTGATCTTCATTCAGGAAGTGCACCATCCCAGCGGCGTGGATTTCGGGCGAGAGCTGGATGGGGACGAGGATGTGCATTGCCTGGAGGACAATCCGAAGACGGCCTTGGCGGTGGAGCAGATGGATGTCCGGCCCGAGGATATCGTGATCCGCAAGCGGCGCTATTCGGCGTTTTTCGGGACGGATTTCGAGATTTACCTGAAGGGATTGAAGGTCGACACGCTCATTCTTGTGGGCGGGCTGACGGATGTGTGCGTGCATTACACCTTCGTTGACGGGCATCAGAGCGATTACTTCTGCCGGGTGATCGAGGAGTGTGTGGCCGGGTCGAGCGTTGAGGCGCATGAGGCGGCGTTGCGGGCGATGGAATACCTTCAGACAGGGGCCGTGCGGTCGCTGGACGAAGTGCAGGCGGCGATACGGGCTTTGAACTGA
- a CDS encoding type III PLP-dependent enzyme: MTATFPAPTGAPVSVSRAEAYARAHSFERPTLILDVDHVAQQYQALAAGLGRAHIHYAVKANPEPAILKRLAALGSGFDAASRHEIQICLDAGAAPAQISFGNTVKKPADIAFAHSVGVDLFAADASEELEKIADHAPGAQVYVRLLVDASGADWPLTRKFGTTHDTAISLMHDARALGLRPVGLSFHVGSQTRDPAMWAPVLDGIAQVWRTARDQGFALDLLNIGGGFPAFYGDDIPHPTAYAAQVMELVEARFPNVPRIMAEPGRGLVAEAGMIAAEVLLVSRKSPDDLHRWVYLDIGKFSGLAETMDEAIRYQFATERDHEPFGPCILAGPSCDSADVLYEKRPVALPLGLKAGDRIWIRNCGAYTTTYASIGFNGFPPLDVVIL; this comes from the coding sequence ATGACCGCTACGTTTCCCGCGCCCACCGGCGCGCCCGTATCCGTATCCCGAGCCGAAGCATATGCTCGCGCGCATAGCTTTGAGCGTCCCACGCTGATCCTCGACGTGGATCACGTGGCTCAGCAATATCAGGCGCTCGCAGCAGGTTTGGGCCGTGCTCACATCCACTACGCGGTCAAGGCGAACCCCGAACCCGCGATCCTCAAGCGCCTTGCCGCACTCGGCTCCGGCTTTGATGCCGCGTCCCGCCACGAAATCCAGATCTGCCTCGATGCAGGTGCCGCGCCCGCGCAGATTTCGTTCGGGAATACGGTCAAGAAACCTGCTGACATCGCTTTTGCCCATTCGGTCGGCGTCGACCTCTTCGCCGCGGATGCCAGCGAAGAGCTTGAAAAGATTGCAGACCACGCCCCCGGTGCGCAGGTCTATGTCCGCCTTCTGGTTGACGCATCCGGCGCTGACTGGCCACTCACCCGCAAGTTCGGCACCACCCACGACACCGCCATTTCCCTGATGCACGACGCCCGTGCGCTCGGCCTTCGCCCGGTCGGCCTGAGCTTCCATGTCGGCTCCCAAACGCGCGATCCTGCCATGTGGGCCCCTGTGCTCGACGGTATCGCGCAAGTATGGCGAACCGCACGGGACCAAGGCTTCGCTCTCGACCTGCTCAATATCGGCGGCGGCTTCCCTGCCTTCTATGGCGACGACATCCCCCACCCCACCGCCTACGCAGCACAGGTGATGGAACTGGTCGAGGCCCGGTTCCCCAACGTCCCGCGGATTATGGCCGAACCCGGTCGCGGCCTTGTCGCCGAAGCAGGCATGATCGCCGCCGAGGTTCTTCTCGTCTCCCGCAAATCCCCCGATGATCTGCACCGCTGGGTCTACCTCGATATCGGCAAATTTTCCGGTCTGGCCGAAACGATGGATGAAGCGATCCGCTACCAATTCGCCACCGAACGCGATCATGAGCCATTCGGCCCCTGCATCCTCGCCGGCCCCTCCTGCGATTCCGCAGACGTTCTCTACGAAAAACGTCCCGTCGCCCTGCCCCTTGGCCTCAAGGCAGGTGATCGCATCTGGATCAGGAATTGCGGTGCCTACACAACGACCTATGCCTCTATTGGCTTCAACGGCTTCCCGCCGCTCGACGTCGTCATTTTGTGA
- a CDS encoding aldo/keto reductase, whose product MRELAGHPVGPIGLGCMSFGGIYGATDTAESFACMQAALDLGVTHWDVAEIYGGGVSETVIGQFLGETGAEVMLATKAGIYTQPERHFSNAASDLRRSLEGSLERLGRSSVELFYIHRREHERPVEEVMETLAGFVSEGLIGGIGFSEISPATLRRAHAVHPVAAVQSEYSLWSRQPELGMIQTCAELGVAFVAFSPLARGVLGDGFSGREAFPEGDFRKGQPRFLDPNYAANMAVVEGFKTWCHGRGWSTAAVALAWVLAQGEHVIPIPGTRSAAHLAEFVAGAEMVLSSDDLAEIERLLPVGFAHGARYAPSQWAAVEIYG is encoded by the coding sequence ATGAGAGAGCTGGCCGGGCATCCCGTCGGGCCAATCGGCCTTGGCTGCATGAGTTTTGGTGGCATTTACGGGGCCACCGACACGGCGGAGAGTTTTGCCTGTATGCAAGCCGCGCTGGACCTGGGTGTGACCCATTGGGATGTCGCCGAGATCTATGGCGGCGGCGTCAGTGAAACGGTGATCGGGCAGTTTTTGGGCGAAACCGGCGCGGAGGTGATGTTGGCCACGAAGGCGGGCATTTACACGCAGCCTGAACGGCATTTCAGCAATGCCGCCAGCGATTTGCGGAGGTCGCTGGAGGGGTCATTGGAGCGGTTGGGACGATCTTCGGTCGAGTTGTTTTACATCCACCGTCGCGAGCACGAGCGCCCCGTCGAAGAGGTCATGGAGACGCTTGCGGGTTTCGTCAGTGAGGGGCTGATCGGCGGTATCGGGTTTTCGGAGATTTCACCTGCAACGCTGCGCCGGGCCCACGCGGTTCATCCGGTGGCGGCGGTGCAGTCGGAATACTCGCTTTGGTCGAGGCAGCCAGAGCTTGGGATGATCCAGACCTGTGCCGAACTGGGCGTGGCCTTTGTGGCTTTCTCGCCCTTGGCGCGGGGTGTTTTGGGGGATGGATTTTCCGGACGTGAGGCGTTTCCGGAAGGTGATTTTCGCAAAGGGCAGCCCAGGTTCCTTGACCCGAATTATGCGGCGAACATGGCTGTGGTTGAAGGGTTCAAGACTTGGTGCCATGGGCGCGGATGGTCCACGGCGGCGGTTGCGTTGGCTTGGGTTCTGGCGCAGGGCGAGCATGTGATCCCGATCCCGGGCACGCGATCTGCGGCGCATCTGGCGGAGTTTGTGGCCGGGGCCGAGATGGTGTTGAGCTCGGACGATCTGGCCGAGATCGAACGGCTTTTGCCGGTTGGGTTCGCCCATGGGGCGCGATACGCGCCGTCGCAATGGGCGGCCGTGGAGATCTACGGCTGA
- the deoD gene encoding purine-nucleoside phosphorylase, translating into MTVHIWAQPGDIAETVLMPGDPLRAKWAAERFLDDPVCVNEVRGMLGFTGTWRGNRVTIHGSGMGMPSLSIYANELIRDYGAKTLIRIGSTGAMQTHVKLRDVILAMTCSSLSTPSSGMFRELNYAPCADYGLLQAAYQAAEGKGSAIHVGGIYSSDVFYDERPDLNEQMVRHGVLAVEMEAAELYTLAARYGCRALAVLTVSDHLLTEEALPSEDRQSSFSDMVEIALEAAFS; encoded by the coding sequence ATGACGGTTCATATTTGGGCACAGCCCGGAGATATTGCGGAAACGGTGCTGATGCCGGGGGACCCGCTGCGGGCGAAATGGGCGGCGGAGCGGTTTCTGGACGATCCGGTTTGCGTCAATGAAGTGCGCGGGATGTTGGGGTTCACCGGTACCTGGCGCGGCAATCGCGTGACCATCCACGGCTCGGGCATGGGGATGCCGAGCCTGTCGATCTACGCCAATGAGCTGATCCGCGATTATGGGGCGAAGACGTTGATCCGCATCGGCTCAACTGGGGCGATGCAGACCCATGTGAAGCTGCGAGATGTGATTTTGGCCATGACGTGTTCGTCCTTGTCGACGCCGTCGAGCGGGATGTTCCGGGAGTTGAACTACGCGCCTTGTGCCGATTACGGCCTGCTGCAGGCGGCGTATCAAGCCGCTGAAGGCAAGGGATCTGCGATCCATGTGGGCGGCATTTATTCGTCGGATGTGTTCTATGACGAGCGGCCTGATCTGAACGAGCAGATGGTGCGCCATGGCGTGCTGGCTGTGGAGATGGAGGCGGCGGAGCTATACACGCTGGCGGCGCGATATGGGTGCCGGGCGCTAGCGGTGCTGACGGTGTCGGATCACTTGCTCACGGAAGAAGCTTTGCCTTCGGAAGATCGGCAATCGAGCTTCTCGGACATGGTGGAAATCGCGCTAGAAGCGGCCTTCTCATGA
- a CDS encoding H-NS histone family protein has protein sequence MAKALEKMTLEELEAHQKEVAATIKGYEKKRRSECLNELKAVAKKYGFSLDEVVGGKTKGGSKSKGVAKYANPADASQTWTGRGRQPNWVKDALAKGKSLDSMAI, from the coding sequence ATGGCAAAAGCATTGGAAAAAATGACCTTAGAAGAACTGGAAGCCCACCAAAAGGAAGTCGCGGCCACTATTAAAGGCTATGAAAAGAAGCGGCGTTCTGAATGCCTCAACGAACTGAAAGCAGTGGCCAAGAAATATGGTTTCTCGCTGGATGAAGTTGTTGGCGGCAAAACGAAAGGCGGGTCCAAATCCAAGGGCGTGGCGAAATATGCCAATCCTGCGGATGCATCGCAGACATGGACCGGACGCGGCCGTCAGCCCAATTGGGTGAAGGACGCACTAGCAAAGGGCAAATCGCTCGATTCCATGGCGATCTGA